A part of Hydrogenobacter sp. T-8 genomic DNA contains:
- the coaD gene encoding pantetheine-phosphate adenylyltransferase: MKRAVYPGTFDPPHLGHLDIVKRAVRIFDRLVIAVARNPRKNLLFSMEERVDMFSKMVEDIQAVEVRGFDGLLVDFMKKENLEVIVRGVRLFTDFEYELQIALNNYKLAKVETVFMMPSQDYIHISSTIVRDIASYCGCLKGLVHPYVEERLREKFGCR; this comes from the coding sequence ATGAAAAGAGCGGTTTATCCTGGCACCTTTGACCCGCCCCACTTAGGACATTTAGACATAGTAAAAAGAGCGGTGAGAATATTTGACCGTCTTGTGATAGCGGTAGCAAGAAACCCCAGAAAGAACCTCCTCTTTAGCATGGAAGAGAGAGTAGACATGTTTTCAAAGATGGTAGAGGATATACAGGCTGTGGAAGTGCGTGGTTTTGATGGGCTACTGGTGGATTTTATGAAAAAAGAAAACCTTGAGGTTATAGTGCGTGGTGTGAGGCTCTTTACAGATTTTGAGTATGAACTTCAGATTGCTTTGAATAACTACAAATTGGCAAAGGTAGAAACGGTTTTTATGATGCCATCGCAAGACTACATACACATAAGTTCCACCATAGTAAGAGACATAGCGAGCTACTGTGGATGCCTAAAGGGCTTGGTGCATCCTTATGTGGAAGAAAGGTTAAGGGAAAAGTTTGGTTGTAGATGA
- a CDS encoding type 1 glutamine amidotransferase codes for MKALAIRHVRIEHLGLLEPILKELGFDVDYVDTAEGMLLSRPLEDYSLVVVLGGYMGAYEEAKYPFLSYEYKVMEKALKSGIPLLGICLGAQMLAKVLGARVYKGERGKEIGWMEVYKVGDHEYFKDFPQSLMVFQWHGDTFDLPQGAIRLYSSKNYENQAFVFQRAVGLQFHIEVDKDMVKEWAEVYKDELSQEGIQVSQLLAYEGESHRDSLQKLIKRLLNL; via the coding sequence ATGAAAGCCTTAGCCATAAGGCATGTAAGGATAGAACACCTTGGCTTGCTTGAGCCTATTTTGAAAGAGCTTGGCTTTGATGTGGATTATGTGGATACCGCAGAGGGCATGCTCCTGAGTAGACCTCTTGAGGATTATTCCCTTGTGGTGGTTCTTGGTGGTTATATGGGAGCTTACGAAGAGGCAAAGTATCCCTTTCTGTCTTACGAATACAAAGTCATGGAAAAGGCTTTGAAAAGTGGTATACCTCTCTTGGGCATATGCCTTGGTGCTCAGATGTTGGCAAAGGTGCTTGGTGCAAGGGTTTATAAGGGTGAAAGAGGCAAGGAGATAGGATGGATGGAAGTTTATAAAGTAGGAGACCATGAGTATTTCAAGGATTTTCCACAAAGCCTTATGGTCTTTCAGTGGCATGGTGATACCTTTGACCTACCTCAGGGGGCAATTAGGCTCTACTCCTCTAAAAACTACGAAAATCAGGCTTTTGTCTTTCAAAGGGCTGTGGGCTTGCAGTTTCATATAGAGGTGGACAAAGACATGGTAAAGGAGTGGGCTGAAGTCTACAAGGATGAGTTAAGCCAAGAAGGTATACAAGTCTCACAACTTTTAGCCTATGAGGGAGAGAGCCATAGGGACTCTCTCCAAAAACTTATAAAAAGACTTTTAAACCTTTAG
- a CDS encoding sodium:solute symporter family protein has translation MLLGFILLYILGTLLIGVLASRLVKNSKDYILAGRSLPLYMATFVSFATWFGSETVLGASSVMAKEGLLGVIEDPFGAALCLILVGLFFAKPLYRMNLLTMGDFYRVVYGRKAEVVASLMMVFSYFGWVGAQMVAIGVILQLVLGIPHLWGILLGFGVVLFYTFLGGMWAVSLTDFLQTIMIIMGLIAVLYEVSSGFSQIAPVLASQPPDYYRLLPEPSLKDVLLYISAWITIGLGSIPQQDVFQRVMASRSERVAVLSAISAGFMYLTVAFIPLILAVFARVKYPELLQMDPQLMLPTMIMEHASLPTKVLFFGALLSAIMSTASAAVLAPASVLSENLIKPYIRNLSDKGFLWLTRACVVVVSLASLGFALSGESIYHLVGSSSALSLVSLFVPLTAGLYFKGSNPVSALVSMLSGFFSWAFLEYVLHNEFALLVGLGFSISSFVLLSLLWRR, from the coding sequence ATGCTTTTGGGGTTTATCCTTCTGTATATATTAGGCACTCTCCTTATAGGGGTTCTGGCATCAAGGCTCGTTAAAAATTCAAAGGACTACATACTTGCGGGCAGAAGCCTACCCCTCTATATGGCTACCTTTGTGTCCTTTGCTACATGGTTTGGCTCAGAAACGGTGCTTGGTGCTTCTTCTGTGATGGCAAAGGAGGGGCTTTTAGGTGTGATAGAAGACCCCTTTGGTGCAGCCCTGTGTCTCATACTCGTAGGTCTTTTCTTTGCCAAGCCCCTATACAGGATGAACCTCCTTACCATGGGAGATTTCTACAGGGTGGTATACGGCAGAAAAGCAGAGGTGGTGGCAAGTCTTATGATGGTGTTTTCTTACTTTGGGTGGGTGGGTGCACAGATGGTAGCTATAGGAGTCATCCTTCAGCTTGTGTTGGGAATTCCTCACCTGTGGGGCATCCTTTTGGGCTTTGGTGTTGTGCTTTTTTATACCTTTTTAGGTGGTATGTGGGCGGTGTCCCTTACAGACTTTTTGCAAACCATAATGATAATAATGGGTTTGATTGCAGTTCTATACGAGGTTTCCTCTGGCTTTTCTCAGATAGCCCCAGTGCTCGCCTCTCAACCTCCAGATTACTATAGGCTTTTGCCAGAGCCAAGCCTCAAGGATGTTCTGCTTTATATCTCCGCATGGATAACCATAGGGCTTGGCTCTATCCCTCAGCAGGATGTGTTTCAGAGAGTTATGGCGTCAAGGAGCGAGAGGGTGGCGGTCCTTTCTGCCATATCTGCAGGTTTTATGTATCTTACCGTTGCCTTCATCCCCCTTATCCTTGCGGTTTTCGCCAGAGTAAAATATCCTGAGCTTTTACAAATGGACCCCCAGCTTATGCTTCCCACCATGATAATGGAGCATGCAAGCCTGCCCACAAAGGTGCTCTTCTTTGGTGCCCTGCTTTCTGCTATTATGAGCACCGCAAGTGCTGCAGTGCTTGCACCTGCGTCTGTGCTAAGCGAGAACCTTATAAAGCCATACATAAGAAACCTCTCAGACAAGGGCTTTCTGTGGCTCACGAGAGCCTGCGTAGTAGTTGTTTCTCTTGCATCCCTAGGCTTTGCCCTTTCGGGCGAGTCCATATACCACCTCGTAGGAAGCTCCTCAGCCTTGAGCCTTGTATCTCTCTTTGTTCCTCTTACCGCAGGGCTTTACTTTAAGGGTTCAAACCCTGTGTCCGCTTTGGTTTCCATGCTCTCTGGCTTTTTCAGTTGGGCTTTCTTGGAGTATGTGCTTCACAACGAGTTTGCTTTGTTGGTAGGCTTAGGTTTTAGCATTTCATCTTTTGTGCTTCTTAGCCTACTATGGAGAAGATAG
- a CDS encoding class II aldolase/adducin family protein, whose protein sequence is MEKIAIKRLIEVGRLLYAEGLVDARAGNLSVRLKDKMVITRRGSHLGKLQDWDFISLPLRGEHLLQDRASSELVVHKEIHLQTPHSAVVHAHPLATTVLSFERDYIEPIDSEGKDLLGRVEVIPAYPPGSLELARAVAFVLRSSRLVVVRSHGVFSADLDPFYAYAHISVLERSCKILLYERGKIQRL, encoded by the coding sequence ATGGAGAAGATAGCTATAAAAAGGCTCATAGAGGTTGGTAGGCTCTTATACGCGGAAGGTCTCGTGGATGCAAGGGCAGGAAACCTGTCGGTAAGGTTAAAGGATAAGATGGTCATAACCCGCAGAGGAAGCCATCTTGGAAAACTCCAAGATTGGGACTTTATCTCCCTTCCCTTAAGGGGAGAGCATCTCCTTCAAGATAGAGCTTCCTCAGAGCTCGTGGTTCACAAAGAGATACACCTTCAGACACCTCACAGTGCGGTGGTTCATGCCCATCCATTGGCAACTACAGTGCTGTCCTTTGAGAGAGACTACATAGAACCCATAGACTCCGAGGGCAAAGACCTTCTTGGAAGGGTTGAAGTAATCCCCGCCTATCCCCCTGGAAGTCTTGAGCTCGCAAGGGCGGTAGCCTTTGTTCTGAGGTCCTCAAGGCTTGTGGTGGTGAGGTCTCATGGAGTTTTCTCTGCTGACCTTGACCCCTTTTATGCTTATGCTCATATTTCTGTCCTTGAGCGTTCCTGTAAAATACTCCTCTATGAGCGAGGTAAAATACAAAGGCTGTAG
- a CDS encoding glycine cleavage system protein H, protein MSEVKYKGCRIPPELYYDIENQVWYRLEPDGTVVVGATDIGQTRAGRMVNVRIKAVGKNVPKGKPIASLESGKWTGPIPAVIEGEVVERNEELFDTPDLINDYPYTKGWIARLKPTNLERDLKDLVTGEEAVRKMQEYVDREGVECRGE, encoded by the coding sequence ATGAGCGAGGTAAAATACAAAGGCTGTAGAATACCGCCGGAGCTTTACTACGACATAGAAAATCAAGTATGGTATAGGCTTGAGCCAGATGGCACAGTGGTAGTTGGAGCTACAGACATAGGTCAAACAAGGGCAGGAAGAATGGTAAACGTAAGGATAAAGGCGGTAGGCAAAAATGTGCCAAAGGGAAAACCTATAGCAAGCCTTGAAAGTGGAAAGTGGACAGGACCAATCCCAGCGGTAATAGAAGGCGAGGTGGTAGAAAGAAACGAGGAACTTTTTGACACCCCAGACCTCATAAACGACTATCCATACACCAAGGGTTGGATAGCAAGGCTAAAACCTACAAACCTTGAAAGAGACCTAAAGGACTTAGTTACTGGAGAGGAAGCGGTTAGAAAAATGCAAGAATACGTAGACAGAGAGGGTGTAGAGTGCAGGGGTGAATGA
- the speD gene encoding adenosylmethionine decarboxylase — translation MVKALGLHILADLYGVHPDLIDRVEDVRQLLESAVKVADLTKISSHYYQFQPHGATGVVLLAESHISIHTWPEHGLATIDVYTCGDPTKAYRAMDYIIATLEPARVDKQVHERGLVGQSEADQLRSILLKV, via the coding sequence ATGGTCAAAGCCCTCGGACTGCATATCCTAGCAGACCTGTATGGGGTCCACCCTGACCTTATTGACAGGGTGGAGGATGTGCGTCAGCTCCTTGAGAGCGCAGTCAAGGTAGCAGACCTTACAAAGATATCTTCTCACTACTACCAGTTCCAGCCTCACGGTGCCACTGGTGTGGTGCTTTTGGCGGAGTCCCATATTTCCATTCACACATGGCCAGAACATGGTCTTGCTACCATTGACGTCTACACCTGCGGAGACCCCACAAAGGCTTACAGGGCAATGGACTACATCATTGCCACCCTTGAGCCTGCAAGGGTTGATAAGCAGGTGCATGAGCGAGGTTTGGTTGGTCAGTCCGAGGCGGACCAATTGCGAAGTATTCTGCTAAAGGTTTAA
- a CDS encoding RsmD family RNA methyltransferase translates to MKKASGKQKLRPTSNLVKQAVFNMLGDIEGMLFLDLFAGTGQMGMFAEERGAEVIFVEKNPKFAEKIRQKTKGKVVIEDALRFLERANIRADIIFADPPYAYEFYDKLIELALKSLNKGGIFILEHSKKLDFSAEKKKIYGDTVLSIWRKEE, encoded by the coding sequence GTGAAAAAAGCAAGTGGAAAGCAAAAACTTAGACCAACTTCTAACCTTGTCAAGCAGGCAGTGTTTAATATGTTAGGAGACATAGAAGGGATGCTATTTCTTGACCTTTTCGCTGGAACTGGTCAGATGGGTATGTTTGCAGAAGAGAGAGGTGCGGAGGTTATTTTTGTGGAAAAGAACCCAAAGTTTGCAGAAAAGATAAGGCAGAAAACCAAGGGTAAGGTGGTTATTGAAGATGCACTTAGGTTTTTGGAAAGGGCAAATATAAGAGCGGACATAATCTTTGCAGACCCACCATACGCTTATGAATTCTACGATAAGCTAATTGAACTGGCTTTGAAAAGCCTCAACAAAGGAGGAATTTTTATACTTGAACATTCAAAAAAGTTGGATTTTTCTGCGGAAAAGAAAAAAATATACGGCGATACCGTCCTATCCATATGGAGGAAGGAAGAATGA